gtgtttaaaaaagtaatagactttacctaaacgattaaaataaaactaacttctaaaataaaatatttacttaattgTTTAACAATTGTTTCATGTATTATTGAGTAGGTAAGTTGTCCTTTACTTAAaaagcttgtgcaaattgttacgattttattaatgaattatgTCAAGTTTTTTTCACTGTACTAGCAATGATAATATAGTTTGTTCTGCTTTGTTCAGATGCCGCCTCTAAGCACGCGGTTCAGGCTTTCTTTGACTGTTTGCGGGCTGAAGTTCAGCAGTATGGTATCACAGTGAGCACCGTCAATCACACATTTATAAAATCTCCCAGCACAGAGGACGAGGCAATGCGCACAAGTGAGTAAACTATGCAGTTAGTTTATATTGCTCAGCACTGAGGCTTAAGACATGAAAcactaaggggtggtttcccgaacagggattagcttaagtcaggactaggccttagtttaattatgaaatataataatatataataactagttttaacaaacatgtcttactaaaaacattccttgtgtgcattttgaggcaaaacaaattgcattgatgtattttaagatatgtcagtgcaagttgttttctatttggacagctcttacatttattttagtctaggactagtctaatcactgtctgggaaaccacccctaaatgtaTACACATTTCTAAATTGTTTGTTAACCCAAAATGTGAGGAAATccaacattttgtgaaaaaaactgaaaaatcaGGAAGTAGCACATAAGAGAGAAAACCCTCTTAATATAAAcgttgtatatttttttgttacacAGTAAACTTTTATGTGTGCagttatgtttcctgaagctTTTTTCTgagtacttaaagggatagtttacataaaaatgacaattattcaattcaattttatttgtatagggcttttcacaattggtatttgtttcaaagcagctttacattaatagaagcaggggaaaacacagaaaatatcGATAGACAACATAaatagcaaaatacagcggctatgaataaactttttACAAGTGAGCGTATTAaaaatgtaacgtatagaagagggtgctaagttaaaaAAACCTAGTTGAAAAAACCtctaggagaaaaacctcccGACTTTTTTAGCCAGAagggaaaaagtcctaggaggaaaaaaacccgtgggagatatatatatatatatatatatattaattatgttatcaccaaacagatctggggcaccattcttTTCCATAGTATtaatttttcctactatggaagttactGGTGCCCCTGATCTGTTTGgctacaaacattcttcaaaatatttttctttgagttcagcagaacaaaataATTTATGTAGGTTTGTAAATGGTGAAGTGAGTAAATGGTGATCCATGTTTtcagtaaactatccctttaagaatcaATGATAAAAGGTACATAATAACGTCTTTCTTGTTTGTTTCTGTTTTCCACTATAATCCCTGAACTCCGGTTGGAAAATTCAGCCTTCACTAAACAGAAGTCCTTTGGTGTGAACCCTAAACAGATTGCAAGTGAAATTCTGAAGACTTTGAGTAGCAAGAAAAAGGAGATTTTAATGGCTCgctccttttccaaagcagcAATCTACACGAGATCTCTCTTTCCCAACCTCTTCTTTGCCATCATGGCAGCAGGAGTCAAGGACACCACGGCTGTGGAGTGGCCTGATGAATGAGATCAACAAAAGGAAACATTTTTCAGTTGGGCTTAATGTACCAATTAAATGTTTCATTGTGGCGCAGTTCTTAAATTATAAGATCTTGCTAAGTGCCAATATTATGCTCATTTAATGGCCAATATTATAGTATCTTTAGCCACATTATTGATACaacgtgctaacaaacacatttaaaaaagctttgggGTAaagttaaccagtcagtcagtggcagtGGATGGGGCTTTGTTAGTGTGACGTCACATTAACAAAAATCAAAACGACATGTCTAATAAACCCAGCCAACACACCCATGTGGGGCCCAAAATGGGTTGCACCTGGCTGACCCAGCTAATTTTGTCCTCAGTTTCCATGGTTGCCCCACATGTGTTAGCCTAGATGACTGATGGGTGATGAATAATCCACAgtatcaaaacaaacacaagaaaGCACAAGCACCACATCCAACAACGTCTGACAAAAGACACCTGAAACACTAGggcaatacacaaaataataagaCACACCTGATGAGATAATCAACTGGGAagcaatgaacaaaagaactacaaaatgactacaaccctgctgaaaaaacagcatcaaaccagcatggaaattatgctggtctatgctggtttagctggtggtcaccagcataccagcacgaaaacacaacatatgctggtatgaccagcatgggatgctggtgctaatgctggtttggtgctggtttagctggtgctaatgctggtgctaatgctggtttggtgctggtttagctggtgttcactagcaaaccagcaccaaaacacaacatatgctggtcttgctggtatgctggttttttcagcagggaagcaTGAGGCAGAAACAAAAACTCAAAAtccagacataaaagtaaaaaacacaGAACAGGACCGTGACACTTGTATTCTTCATGGTTTACTTTATTAAGCAAGGATTTTTATTACATAAGACCTAGCTAGCTGGGTCCCATCACTAATGTAGGCACCAAGTGGGAGCAACCTGGTTAACCCATATGGGCGCTATACAGAACCCATCAAGGACCCATCATCAGCCCATCTGGGACAAAATTAGCTGGGTCCCATTTGGGGAGcctatgtgggccccacatTAATATCAGCCCAGGTGCAACCCCTTTTGGCACCAGCCCGCAGACAGTCAAAGACAGCCTGAACTGCACGCTTAGAGGTGGCATCTGAACAAAGCATAGCAAACTATATTAAtctcctaagacccgagctttggtttgtctttttttcagatttctctCCAATTTCGGGGTtagaagaaccaataaatataataaccaatttttttcttagaacatgaagcagtgttcCCTGCAAGTAAGCCTACAATGGCCCTTTATGGGCCCACTTAGGGCTAGTCTAAGGGCCCCGCGCAGGTTTGCTCATTGGCAAAACGTTGGCCCTTTAGCGCTGGCCCTGCGcaggcagccctcacttagcccccaggaagccctcatacagaaaaatccccagagttaaataaacactgctggatgtatatactgtcccatcttacagagtgttaaaaagtaacaatgaagcagaattaaaagctctgttgtcctctttctcaacatctctgtctgaaatataaaattgcattttacatcttacttgtagagtcattttcttaacttatgttaagatgttggctgtttcatttaaagtcaccataattgtgatcagtggttgttttaattGGACTTTGACTCTTGACCGTTGGCTTGTTAGTGTTTTCTAACTGCTATATctaagtgtgtttaaaacacatgttatagcaaagaaaaggCAGTAGTAGTTGAATATTGCTGGTTGATACATAAACATTGTCaaacataataatttaatgaacagatttattaatatagttttcCCCACTCATCAGAAGCATAATTTTCTGTTAACAATGAAATACAACAGTGTAAGGTCCAGAACTCTCGTAGCAGTTTGTCATTCGGAAGGATTTTGATAGTTTGCACCTGAACATTGGCCGCTGAACAGTGTGGATGCACGGACGTCGGGAGTCGGAGTGTGAATCTCAAcgatggtgacaaagaaaatggtaaaaaaatgtcattatgtattcatgccgcagtgcattctgggagttctggatgagatttgtaatttgttgatacccagcatgcattgcagcatgaagctttttgttttattgtcaccatcattgtgattcatactctgattcttgatatttgtgtgtctacattgtagagcagttaattttaagtgtcagtgtttcaaaattcttcagaaagacAAACTGCTAAGAGAGAGCTCGATCTCATACTATAGTATCACATTGTCAGAGAAACATCCTTCTGTTAAGCGTgcaaacaataaattaatacataagtttttatatgatgatgttcAGACTTTATTTACTGAACTGACCACCACCAAAGGATCGCATGCtgccataacaaacatgttttaaacacacaaagttatagcaatcaAAAGACTGAACAAGGcaagagtcaagagtcaagtttaactaaatcaaacactgatcacaatagtggtgactttaaatgaaacaaaatctcaacctaaagtaagaaaatgactctacaagtaagatgtaaaatgcaattttagatttcagacagagatgttgagagagaggataacagcggttttaattctgcttcattgttactttttaacactctgtaagattgggacaatatatacatccagcagtgttcatttaactttgggGATTTCTCTATgtgagggcttcctgggggctaagtgagggctgcccatgCGGGGCCAGCGCTAAGGGGCCAACGTTTCGCCAGTGAGCAAACCTGTGCGGGGCCCTTAGGCTATGCCCATACAGGCCCATCGTAAGCTTACTTGCAGTGTTATTGTCCACATTTGTGTGCAACAggtccagttacacagaattaagaaTTATGGTGCAAAAATGTCCACGATGACCTCAGTCTTAGGAGGTTAACATTGCTAttacattgaaaaaaaataacttaaaaataagttaaatttacttaataaaatcctcgtaacaattaaagagacaataagtaggattttagtggtgaaattgtattttccattcaaacgaatagtgctctctagcgcctcacttttccaaatgcgtgttgcaactacggtagatGTTATGTATTCACTGATCTctttgtccgtttcagctggttcacgtgttctgaataaaaacgcgttgtggaaacgcgttggtaggccagtgctttttgtccctctctgctattatagtttagcaatacggcggaacgataTGGAAGCCTCtgtggacttacccgttcaatgtaaataaagagaagaaattctaagcttacaaagaaaagtcagatcattggcagaggtcatttgacaccaacgaggacatatttatgaataaagacattgattttgattaataaaacacttaaaaccttacttactgtccctttaagtaaaatgtACTGTTTTAATTTCAAGTACAACGTACCTaccaaaatcaaataaaatgtctGGGTTGTATGGTGAGttcaacacaaaaaaacaatcaATGGTGTTTAAGTTCAAATGTCAAAACAGCAACAATTTTAGTGAAATACAGTATGTGCACTATATACCCATGTAATCAATGGAATTAATTATGTTTGCACttgttatattaaatataacagttatattaaatataactcATTTTGTTTTagcaaatataatatatttgctAAAACAAAATGAGTCCTTTGTGTAGCCCATGCACACATTTCCCATTAATGACCCAACTAGGAACCACATGGGGAACCCACCTTGCTGGTCCTAACTGGGTAACCCAAATGGGCCCTGGAAAAGATGCCAATTTTGAGCCCACTTTGTACCCATGTGTAAACAACGTGGGCCTCACATTCGTGTTTGCTGGGAAGTCTGCTGTGGTttaattgtggtttaaaagaagGAGTgcatggatttttttcattgtagggtggttgtgttcacacattgccaacacacatttatgtccaaacactttGTAGAATTGAATTTTGCATATATGGGCCCTTTACTACATTTGAATGCAGGGATTGTGACTGTTTAATAAATTGCTGTGATTGATCTTGCTTGTGgaacttgatttgttttaaagcagctaGAAATGCAGCACATATATTAAAGCTTTAAAGAAGTGTTGTAAATTAAGTAGATAAAATAGATTTGAGAAACACAACAGGGAGAAAACAGCGTTACACCGCCATCTGCTGTTCATGTTAGGCCGCTATGTGACGTCACGTCATCATGGCGCGACACAGGCTGTCTTTAAACAgtatggctgcgtccgaaaccgcatactgtatagtaggtactgaattagatgaagtacctacttacttggcgttaaaacagtaggtactgtatagtatgaatcctggtagtatgaatgagattcggacgtactacatccaccATGTTGTTACAtaacgtgacatacgtcgtcatcacgtcgtgTCATTTTAGCGTgaaaacagccgcgtgcctcttcttcttcgttggataactcctcgtccggggcatcatgggatagtgaagcgtccatcgtatgcacactgcaaaatctaaccggaagtagtaggtcatccgggtacttttcgcatactgtttttcgaatactatgtattcggacatactactcgcctcgcctactgcttttcgcgtactatatagtatgtagtaggcggtttcggacgcagcatatgTTTAAGATTATTCAGGGCTTAAAAAGAAGTCAGCGATTCACTATAAACAGTTTTTGCGATTATACTAACGACTCCCATTCACATGTGATACACGACAGACAAAATCAGCGTTTTACGATCAACATTAATGACAGCGATGGTAAGAAATGAAAACATTCTTGATGCATTCTTGATATCTGTCTAGTGAACCACCTTGCACCTAGACTGCAAGGCTACGTCTGCTGCCTACTTCTTTATGATGATACAGATTGTTGTCTATTTAGGCATCTCACGTTGTTTCGAGTGACAGCTATGTGCTGTATATGCTTTGTATTATAAATGATAGACAAATAAAACGCTGTttaatgtataattaaaaaaggaggagtgagCAGTGCTGTACTGAAATACACATTCAGAGATGACAAACACGTGGAGCTGACATCTACAGAGGTTCCTGAATCACACAGGGGTAAAGGTGTCGCAGCTCACCTGGCCAAGGTAAACAAATCTCTTGTTCATTTAAACACTGTCATATAACTTAATGGCTATAATAACGAACTGCTTTTTTCCTTTAGGCTGCTCTGGACTTTGTTGTTGAAGAACATTTGAAAGCAAGGATATCCTGCTGGTACATCCGGAAATATGTAGATGAAAATCCTCATCTTGAATACCAAGCTTACATTGAAAATTAATTCAACCCAGAACGCCTCAACTTGATCCTAAAtcgattatatataaatatactaaATTATTAAGTTTGAAAGAGTTTGCTTTCTATTAAGTTAATTTTAGTAAAGATTTTATTTGATGGTAACTTCCGGACCCTCATCGCCCAACAACAACTTCCTGACATTACTCTTGTGCATTACTCACAGCAGAAAACACAGATGTCTATTAGTGAGCAATACAAAAAATGCAATGTAGAAGTTAATTCCTCTTAAACTGAGCTTTTATAAGTCATCTAGTGAAGACATTCAGTATGTCTCATATCGCAATATACATCACAGGAAAACATAACGTTCCAATGTAAGTTTTCCCCCACTACCGTGCAGGCCTACTCTGTGCCAGCTCTCCTATATTTGCAGGTGACTAAGTGAATAAATGCAAGTATGAAGAAACTGTATATAATAACCTTGtactttgtatttttgataATATTTCCTCTTGAATAATTACACTTACTGGAATTCCACCCTTTGGAAAAAACGAATGCATTATGTAAGACACAAAGAGAATGACAAATCATTTGGATGTTTCAGTTAGTTTAGACTGTTAGGCACATAATTACATTAATCACTCGCACACCCAAACGTTAACAAAACGAGAGTCATTCTCAGAGGAGATTAATATGTAGTCATTGAAACGGGTATTTGAATAATTAGGACAACTTTTAACTGTTGTACAGAATTACACAGGGAAATACAgtgttcatttaaaaatgcttaTGCTTTCTTAATCATTacaatgaatgtattttatttataatgcaatgcatgctgggaactcaAGTAATAACATGGGTTCAGCAAAAGCGGAGCATAATAGTCACGGTGGTTTATAACAACACATTCTGGGGTAGTTTCCCAGACAAGggttagcttaagccaggacctAGTTTAATTGGGACATaattacttatgtgcatttcaaggcaaaacaaagggtactgatgtattttaagatatgtcagtgcaagttgtttaaagtttggacagctcttacatttattttagtctagatCTAATCCTTGTCCTGGGAAACCACCCTAAGTGTCTAGACAcatttctgtgttattattagaacaacacactttgcttttaatttatttgagcacaaaatgaaaataggaTACACAACACGTGTAAAAAGCAGGGCTGCAAAAAacgatttttcgattaatcgtgtCTTTTTAACGTGGTCGattaaaaatcgattctcaaaggccacaaattttttatgaaaaaaccTGATCCTGTTTGATCAAGGAAAGCGACTGTTTTGACTTTTTTgagcatacattttttatcttgcatcaaaattgtattgtaggCTATTTAACaaaattgtatgcatttgaaaattggAGATGGGTTCTCttttaatgtacccaagtgtacctaaaattaaaaaagtgtaatataCAGGTTGGTggctcttaatttctttttattaattacacaACTTACCAACTTATTTTTCacagttttctttaaataaataaagtgtttgtattaaatctatattcattgagttgaatcaagaatcgagtataaaaatcggTCCGAGAATCAGAATCGAACCGATACGATAGCTTATGAATCGAAATCGGATCGATccggaacatctgaatcgatacccagccctagtaaaAAGGTAACACATCCTTTCATGATCGATTGGCCTTTAAATAACAGGAGACAactaataaattgttattataaCAATTTTAAAATTATATCTAATTTATATGATAGTTATAGggttatttgaaaaataaatatgtggtGTTGCACATTAGGAAATAACCCAACATGTTCAAAAAACCTTAAGCTTATATGGTGTTATTCCAGAAAGGACATACTGTTGATCTAAAAACACAAAACTGTAACTTAATTTATCAAATAAGAAACAcaatataagaaaaaaattacaaaagcTTTAAATTATAAATCTGCTCATAATTCACCTCTATCAGAAATAAAGGCTTTTCAGCTGAGCACTGATACAGATTATCTCTTTAATTTTTGGTCCAGAGGACGCAGCATCCATGCTTTCCAAAAACAATTGTCAAATTTTCATTCGTCTGACCACAAAAGAGTTTTTCACTTCGGCACTGCTCACACCTGCCTGTAATTTACAGGTAATCTCTGTAAAGCTGGTTTAGGTGTGCGGTGGCGTTACCAAATCTGAGgattaatataaaacatttaattaatgaGAACAACATGTATGTTGttgatttgttttttcatcATTTCATGAAATGTACAATGATATTGTGTAATATTTGGGAACAGTTTGAGACATGTTAAACCTGATTTGGACAGCTCAAACCGTCTATTGTTTTCCAGGTGATTTAAGCAGTATAAAAGACCAGCCGTTAGTTAATATTGAACTGAAGTACAGTGTCTGACTTCATTCAGGCCGTCTTGTGTTTCCTCTGGCTCTGTAAGTAACTGCGTTTTTGTGGTGCAGTCTGTTTTGGGTTTAATTGTAAATGATGGTTCTGTGTTGTTACCAATAAAAAACTTTTGGtaacaaaatgacaaaaaataacaaattgctAATAACGAAACAAATgacatttatttgtattgtttAGTGGGTGTTAAGATGGCAGTTTTCACCTTTCTCATGCTCCTGTGTCTTTCCCTGAGCAGTCTCATAGCAGGTAACACTCATTTTTTCATAATCTCTCATAAAGTCTAACAAAGGAGATTTAGGAACATTGAGGGATGTTATGGTACCTTACAATTCAGTATTTATTTAAACCTCTGCTAAAGAAAtatgttaaattaattttagGTCTGATTTGATGTCTTTACAAGCTCTTCAGGTTAGCCGATCAGGTTGAGAGATCAACTTAACTAAGAACAATTTTAAGATGATCTTCAGAATAACTTGCTCGATACTACATAATAGAGAAATACTTTGAAAATTAGTAACACATTTAATTAGCAGTAACCAAACATGTGCGTATATGTATAACATTATACATACATGAGATGAAGAGCATCAAAATTTgatttcacttacattttaatctttgacatgaccttactttgTCAGTAGTAAAGTAGTAAAATCTCTGTACCACAGGGTCTACAGATATAAATGACAAAGTATTGAATAAATAGTTTAATTGACATTCTTAAAATCTATTTTCAGGTCGTCTCCCTAGCCCTTATGATCACGTTGGTCCACTTGAACTCTATGAGGAGAATCCACCCTGCTGGCCTACATGGGTAGATACTGAAGATCGTTGCTACAAGCTTTTTAAAACCCCCAAAACATGGCACGAGGCTCTGGTACAGATTACATACACTACATACTGAATGATCCATGTAAGATATTGACCAAAACTTAGCACTgattctctctttctttctatctttctttctctctctctatctctcctGCAGGCTTATTGTAAGATGGCAAATAGCAATCTAACCTCTGTCCGCAACAATGATGATCTCATTGTCGTAAAGTCTTTGATGAGGGTGCCGAGATCAGCCGTTTGGATAGGAGGCACTGATGCTGTTACTGTAAGTCAGAAACATTGTAAAGACACAATGTCGCATCTAACGTTGTTTAAAACCTGATAACCTGCGCGAGGGCGTGGATGTactgaagagctatttatttacataatgtaaattactgttagtttaaatgtacttacattaaacaactatacatcattaaaaagtgttttgatttaagatttagtttttgacctttattttaatctgagaatcctagtaacagtaatttcttcatttttgtcaggagttatgaaaatgaaaaacggtacatacctttaatttgaaatataaccctcagctgcactcattgataaaaatactcctccgtggtcgtcatgaaagcactcgataaaacaacatctatcggggcttttaattcaaagtatgcatatttggagaaatattacttcaattttatatgtttacttcaaatttctgcagtgggggtaatatttcaaccatttttattgcaaacatGGCGATATGAGGAAGTTTGAGTCTGCAGTCATTGacactcagtttgtttcattcatacgtgaagccggagggcgctaAAGTCTGAAACTCTTTCATAAACTTTCATAGAAAGAATAAGACGTCAGTCAGCTCAGCAgcagcagctgtcagtcagacgtgaacttgagcagtgacctgcaacgagcgatcgctgtttttataataacatgtaaataaagatgttttgatgttttaaaaccatagagacaataaacacgattaagattatttatggtttgtctgtatttttaacgctatgtctattatttttataacagtactgtatattataatgctatgctaagctaacagcataaataacataaaattgtttattttcggtcttattttatgatccaaagccacatcagatcacgcatgattgtttaagcactcgacttttgatgttataatgtgagttttattataaatgcttttatttgtagtgttttgatggtatgctaagctaacgtactagctgttctgtaaacatctgctgtctggagatatgagatatgtgtttctaggaataattttgactggtaaagcttctttaaggtaagtttctttttgtaagaaaggactttaataaaaagaaagtgaattgagacaaaaggaggaaataaaacactaaatagaaattatgagcaattattatattgtttataataataaaataaacatttagacagccatatcccggattaaaagttgttaatgactcatccggatgcttatttaatgagtctgtttaaaacacggagcaataggacaataaactgaaaggatgttgtgagatataaataaacaaacattagcttagcatttttgctgttttctctaaataaatttacatgacatgggtctaaaaaacatttcataaaatacagagttttagaggtatcatcttcagatttaaaacagaacatggtcagacctgtg
This window of the Misgurnus anguillicaudatus chromosome 19, ASM2758022v2, whole genome shotgun sequence genome carries:
- the LOC129427459 gene encoding protein NATD1 isoform X2, which gives rise to MARHRLSLNSMFKIIQGLKRSQRFTINSFCDYTNDSHSHVIHDRQNQRFTININDSDGGVSSAVLKYTFRDDKHVELTSTEVPESHRGKGVAAHLAKAALDFVVEEHLKARISCW
- the LOC129427459 gene encoding protein NATD1 isoform X1, with product MARHRLSLNSMFKIIQGLKRSQRFTINSFCDYTNDSHSHVIHDRQNQRFTININDSDGGVSSAVLKYTFRDDKHVELTSTEVPESHRGKGVAAHLAKAALDFVVEEHLKARISCWYIRKYVDENPHLEYQAYIEN
- the LOC141350965 gene encoding C-type isolectin Sp-CL4-like, with product MAVFTFLMLLCLSLSSLIAGRLPSPYDHVGPLELYEENPPCWPTWVDTEDRCYKLFKTPKTWHEALAYCKMANSNLTSVRNNDDLIVVKSLMRVPRSAVWIGGTDAVTEGTWQWSDGTPFDWTFWSPGQPDNRGEEDCMSVDKGLAYDENCSKRLPFVCATKLGM